The following proteins are encoded in a genomic region of Rickettsiales bacterium:
- a CDS encoding HD domain-containing protein, with amino-acid sequence MLYNLYGHDYPVAIPDDPLLKAALTVAERAHEGQERRNSQRPYLDHVLLIYDILDKFGCSSEQKAIALLHDTVEDKLESVKELHRQLCEELEVPCTIRDDAVITSLGERKNGGRPLQDSDIDADIAELGVDKAEALSLKICQGVYQMSLGAIRFEGKRSYQVDQASRMSPLVKPIKIVDQAASVLDDIMHLPMPGSGTAADISHEAAWRETRKAIRLALKGYDVATSAADRMHRKAPLYLFQDLYGKLQELKELQKKENYDGIAALRENMANDGIEPMIKRATSYTRRFRNSADKKLPLPDIVKHFYAPDSETGIQRVTISRTTGKIVSIGVVVSPDGDDKAPANRIAHIIRDELESLRDVKIDTGNKSVQRIRVREEGVEMHSEVLHVRDFRIKPPMSPRTFLERMRTLELRQDLNVIDRELELAVMSTQPGVHRYR; translated from the coding sequence ATGCTCTATAATCTGTATGGCCATGATTATCCGGTCGCTATTCCGGATGATCCACTGCTGAAAGCCGCCCTCACGGTAGCAGAACGCGCACATGAAGGGCAGGAACGCCGCAATAGCCAGAGGCCGTATCTGGATCATGTGCTGCTTATATATGATATTCTGGATAAGTTTGGTTGCAGTAGCGAACAGAAAGCCATTGCCCTGCTGCATGATACGGTAGAGGATAAGCTGGAATCCGTGAAAGAACTCCATCGGCAGCTGTGCGAAGAACTTGAGGTCCCGTGCACGATCCGGGACGATGCGGTGATTACGAGTCTTGGCGAGCGCAAAAACGGCGGCAGACCATTGCAGGATAGCGATATAGATGCGGATATAGCCGAACTTGGCGTAGATAAGGCGGAGGCGTTGTCCCTTAAAATATGCCAGGGCGTATATCAAATGAGCCTTGGTGCAATTCGCTTTGAAGGCAAACGGAGTTATCAGGTCGATCAGGCCTCTCGCATGAGCCCGCTCGTCAAACCTATAAAAATAGTGGATCAGGCGGCCAGCGTCCTGGATGACATCATGCATCTTCCAATGCCCGGCAGCGGCACGGCGGCGGATATCTCGCACGAAGCTGCGTGGAGGGAGACCAGAAAGGCAATTCGGCTTGCGCTGAAAGGGTATGACGTCGCCACCTCGGCTGCGGACAGAATGCATCGCAAGGCACCTTTATATCTCTTTCAGGATTTATATGGAAAACTCCAGGAGCTAAAGGAACTTCAGAAAAAAGAGAATTATGACGGTATAGCGGCTCTCCGTGAGAATATGGCGAATGACGGAATCGAGCCTATGATAAAGCGAGCAACTTCATATACGAGACGTTTTCGCAACTCCGCTGATAAAAAACTGCCATTACCTGATATCGTAAAGCATTTCTATGCTCCGGACAGTGAAACCGGGATACAGAGAGTGACCATATCACGCACAACAGGGAAAATTGTCAGTATAGGCGTTGTGGTGTCACCGGATGGGGATGACAAAGCGCCTGCCAATCGTATTGCTCATATTATACGTGACGAGCTGGAGTCGCTGAGGGATGTGAAAATCGATACCGGGAATAAATCTGTTCAGAGAATACGTGTTCGGGAAGAAGGTGTCGAAATGCATAGCGAAGTGCTTCATGTCCGTGATTTCAGGATAAAGCCGCCTATGAGCCCCAGAACATTCCTCGAGAGAATGCGCACACTTGAGCTGCGGCAGGATCTCAATGTCATAGACAGAGAACTGGAATTAGCCGTTATGTCTACCCAGCCTGGTGTTCACCGATATCGGTAA
- a CDS encoding multidrug efflux RND transporter permease subunit gives MNISKFFIDRPIFAGVISIIIFLAGLISVFQLPISEYPEVVPPSVVVKAQFPGANPTVIAETVATPIEEQINGVENMLYMFSQAASDGTLTLTVTFKLGTDPDLATQLVQNRVNQALSRLPEVTRQIGVTTVKSSPDLTMVVHLKSPHERYDMLYLRNYAVLNVKDQLAKIPGVGNVGLFGSGDYAMRIWLNPQRIAERGMTAEEVVAAIRRQNVQVAAGVIGGPPYDKGIELQLPVNAQGRLTDVEQFNKIIIKRENGVVTYLKDVARIEIDAAEYGLRSLLDNKPAVAIPVFQAPGSNALDISNSVRKTMAELKQNFPEDVDYEIVYDPTIFVRDSIKAVVHTLLEAIVLVVLVVILFLQTWRASIIPLLAVPVSIVGTFAIMHMCGFSINALSLFGLVLAIGIVVDDAIVVVENVERNIQNGHTPREATLIAMREVTGPIIAIALVLCAVFVPIAFITGLTGQFYRQFALTIAFSTVISAFNSLTLSPALSSLLLQGHDAPKDGLTRFMDNLFGPFFAMFNRFFHRSSEKYGRSVAGILNRKTLAIAIYVGLLSFTFVGFHEVPPGFVPVQDKQYLVSFAKLPDGATLDRTEAVIREMSDIALKEPGVEGAVEFPGLSINGFINSPSAGIVFVKLKPFEERTSPELSGFAISQKLQQKYMGVKDAFIAIFPPPPVHGLGTIGGFKMQVEDRTDQGYDALDKAVKAVLAKANQDPALSRVFTSYNVNTPQLFADLDRTKAMQLGVDVQDVFNTMQIYLGSLYINDFNKFGRTYEVIAQADKQFRSKPDDIKKLQTRNADGKMVPLGAIVNVSETTGPDNAMRYNAFRSADINGGPAPGYSSGQAQEAIIKILNETLPKGMGFEWTELTYQQILSGNTALLVFPICVLLVFLVLAAQYESVFLPLAIILIVPMCLLSAITGVWISGGDNNLFTQIGFFVLIGLACKNAILIVEFARELEIQGSKTLDAAIEAARLRLRPILMTSMAFIMGVTPLVFTSGAGAEMRHAMGIAVFAGMLGVTVFGIFLTPVFYVLIRALEKRITKTEKVHHHV, from the coding sequence ATGAACATATCCAAGTTCTTCATCGACCGGCCGATTTTTGCCGGAGTGATTTCTATTATCATTTTTCTGGCGGGGCTGATCTCGGTCTTCCAATTGCCGATTTCGGAATATCCGGAAGTTGTTCCTCCTTCAGTGGTAGTGAAAGCGCAGTTTCCGGGGGCTAACCCCACGGTAATCGCTGAAACGGTGGCAACGCCTATCGAAGAGCAGATCAACGGCGTGGAAAACATGCTGTATATGTTCTCGCAGGCCGCAAGCGACGGTACGCTGACTTTAACGGTGACCTTCAAGCTCGGCACGGACCCGGATCTTGCGACCCAGCTCGTGCAGAACCGCGTGAATCAGGCGCTTTCCCGCTTGCCGGAAGTGACGCGCCAGATTGGTGTGACGACGGTTAAGAGCTCGCCTGACCTGACGATGGTGGTGCATTTGAAATCACCCCATGAGCGGTATGACATGCTCTACCTGCGCAATTATGCGGTACTGAACGTGAAAGATCAGCTGGCCAAGATTCCGGGTGTCGGCAATGTCGGTCTGTTCGGTTCGGGTGATTATGCTATGCGTATCTGGCTCAATCCGCAGAGAATTGCAGAACGCGGTATGACAGCGGAGGAAGTGGTTGCTGCAATCCGCCGCCAGAACGTGCAGGTGGCTGCAGGTGTGATCGGTGGTCCTCCTTACGATAAAGGCATTGAGCTGCAGTTGCCCGTCAACGCGCAGGGACGCCTGACCGATGTGGAGCAGTTCAATAAGATCATCATCAAACGTGAGAACGGCGTCGTCACTTACCTTAAGGATGTGGCACGCATCGAGATCGATGCTGCCGAATACGGCTTACGTTCGCTGCTGGATAATAAGCCTGCCGTTGCTATTCCGGTCTTCCAGGCTCCGGGTTCTAACGCGCTGGATATTTCCAATAGCGTTCGCAAGACGATGGCGGAATTGAAGCAGAACTTCCCTGAGGATGTTGACTATGAAATCGTCTACGATCCGACCATCTTCGTGCGCGACTCCATTAAAGCCGTAGTGCACACACTGCTGGAAGCGATTGTACTGGTCGTGCTTGTGGTGATTCTGTTCCTGCAGACATGGAGGGCTTCGATTATTCCGCTGCTCGCCGTGCCGGTCTCCATTGTGGGCACATTTGCCATCATGCATATGTGCGGGTTCTCGATTAACGCCTTGTCCCTCTTTGGTCTCGTGCTTGCTATTGGTATCGTAGTGGATGACGCGATTGTGGTCGTGGAAAATGTGGAGCGTAACATTCAGAACGGACATACACCGCGTGAGGCCACTCTGATAGCCATGCGCGAAGTAACCGGGCCAATTATTGCCATCGCGCTGGTGCTGTGCGCGGTATTCGTACCGATTGCGTTCATCACAGGTCTGACGGGACAGTTCTATCGCCAGTTCGCGTTGACCATCGCGTTTTCAACGGTGATTTCAGCGTTCAACTCGCTGACACTATCACCGGCATTGTCTTCACTGCTGCTGCAGGGACATGATGCGCCTAAAGACGGTTTGACTCGTTTCATGGACAATCTGTTCGGGCCTTTCTTTGCGATGTTCAACCGTTTCTTCCACCGCAGTTCGGAAAAATACGGGCGCAGCGTGGCAGGAATCCTGAATCGTAAGACACTGGCCATTGCCATCTATGTCGGCCTGCTGTCCTTTACCTTTGTCGGGTTCCATGAAGTGCCTCCGGGGTTCGTGCCGGTGCAGGATAAGCAGTATCTGGTGAGCTTCGCCAAGTTGCCTGACGGCGCTACGCTTGACCGTACGGAAGCGGTAATCCGCGAGATGTCTGACATCGCGCTGAAAGAACCGGGCGTGGAAGGCGCCGTGGAATTCCCCGGCCTTTCGATCAACGGGTTCATCAACTCGCCTTCGGCAGGTATTGTATTCGTAAAACTGAAACCGTTTGAAGAACGCACTTCGCCTGAGCTGTCCGGTTTTGCCATTTCGCAGAAGCTGCAGCAGAAATATATGGGTGTAAAAGATGCGTTCATCGCCATCTTCCCGCCGCCGCCTGTGCATGGTCTCGGCACCATTGGTGGGTTCAAGATGCAGGTGGAAGACCGTACCGACCAGGGGTATGACGCATTGGATAAGGCTGTGAAAGCGGTGCTTGCCAAAGCCAATCAGGACCCGGCATTGTCGCGTGTCTTTACCAGCTATAACGTGAACACGCCGCAGCTCTTCGCCGATTTGGACCGTACCAAGGCCATGCAGCTCGGGGTGGATGTGCAGGATGTATTCAACACCATGCAGATCTATCTTGGTTCGCTCTACATCAATGACTTCAATAAATTCGGCCGTACGTATGAAGTCATTGCGCAGGCGGATAAGCAGTTCCGTTCCAAGCCGGATGACATCAAGAAGCTGCAGACGCGTAATGCCGATGGCAAGATGGTGCCGCTCGGTGCGATCGTGAATGTGTCGGAAACTACCGGTCCGGATAACGCAATGCGCTATAACGCATTCCGTTCTGCCGATATCAACGGTGGTCCGGCTCCCGGATATTCCAGCGGGCAGGCGCAGGAAGCGATCATCAAGATATTGAATGAGACGCTGCCTAAAGGTATGGGCTTCGAGTGGACGGAATTGACGTACCAGCAGATTCTTTCCGGCAATACGGCGCTGCTTGTATTCCCTATCTGCGTGCTGTTGGTGTTCCTCGTGCTTGCGGCGCAGTATGAAAGTGTCTTCCTGCCGCTCGCCATCATCCTGATCGTGCCGATGTGCCTGCTGTCTGCTATTACAGGCGTATGGATCAGCGGTGGTGACAACAACCTCTTTACGCAGATCGGGTTCTTCGTTCTGATCGGTCTGGCCTGCAAAAACGCCATTCTGATCGTGGAGTTCGCACGTGAGCTGGAGATTCAGGGCAGCAAGACACTTGATGCTGCCATTGAAGCCGCCCGCCTGCGCCTTCGCCCGATTCTGATGACGTCGATGGCGTTCATCATGGGCGTTACGCCGCTGGTGTTCACTTCCGGTGCAGGTGCAGAAATGCGTCATGCGATGGGGATTGCCGTATTTGCGGGCATGCTCGGTGTGACGGTCTTCGGCATATTTCTCACGCCTGTATTTTATGTGCTGATCCGTGCTTTGGAAAAGCGCATCACCAAAACAGAAAAGGTACATCATCATGTATAA
- a CDS encoding heparin lyase I family protein, producing the protein MTQIINYPLSSTFAGVNKLQANGIIDTGNNLPNGIPGALVISNSAMLATINQSMTPTATGIRSEITMPACTPTGEYWFYWEFMLPTGFAPLLDPIILMQIHTPDADPVNPIPFAFQYQQPGYLAISVPSQTLPASGSSTTIVGSINPQYNHWYQACFHVNWQPNSNGFREFFIDGQPLFRQYNVATTYNDLGNGGNYFKVGCYDGTHNARFGSCQMYVRNANCWTGNDGYQQVMGRLPLPRTLLTAL; encoded by the coding sequence ATGACACAGATTATTAATTATCCGCTATCCTCGACCTTTGCAGGCGTGAATAAACTGCAGGCTAACGGTATTATTGACACAGGCAATAATCTTCCTAACGGCATCCCGGGAGCGCTGGTGATATCCAACAGCGCCATGCTGGCTACCATCAACCAGAGCATGACACCGACGGCTACCGGTATCCGGTCGGAAATTACAATGCCTGCCTGTACACCAACCGGAGAATACTGGTTCTATTGGGAGTTCATGCTGCCTACAGGGTTTGCGCCTCTGCTCGACCCTATTATTCTAATGCAGATCCATACTCCGGATGCCGATCCGGTCAATCCGATCCCGTTTGCCTTTCAGTATCAGCAGCCCGGATACCTGGCCATTTCTGTTCCTTCCCAGACGTTACCCGCAAGCGGTTCAAGCACTACGATCGTAGGGAGCATCAATCCGCAATATAACCACTGGTACCAGGCCTGCTTCCATGTCAACTGGCAGCCCAACAGCAATGGTTTTCGCGAATTCTTTATCGACGGTCAGCCTTTGTTTCGCCAATATAATGTCGCCACCACTTATAACGATCTCGGCAATGGCGGTAATTACTTCAAGGTGGGCTGTTATGACGGCACCCATAACGCACGCTTCGGTTCCTGTCAGATGTATGTCAGAAATGCCAATTGCTGGACAGGCAATGACGGTTACCAACAGGTTATGGGCCGCCTGCCGCTGCCACGCACATTGTTGACGGCCTTATAA
- a CDS encoding membrane-bound PQQ-dependent dehydrogenase, glucose/quinate/shikimate family codes for MDTQNKFLFSRRNIISVPGITGLVVALIGLTLLVLGAKLVMLGGSWYYAITGALLILSGLLVTARKKEGLWLYALILLGTVIWAIWEVGLDGWKLLPRVFAPAIIGIWLYLPWVAGRMQGIQGNAQRRKCYIWAGTTACFVLAASVIILGYRVSAPEYQRPGTMGQQTATAQPVPPVADDEWLYYGRTADGDRFSPLAQITPENVSKLKVAWQFRTGDLPTQKDIEKGKEFSFEATPIKVHDNLYFCTPHRHIISLNATTGKKNWEFDPHSETSHSIFVTCRGVAYSENMASAECPRRIISGTGSASLVALNADTGELCQGFGNKGYVSLTEHMGEVPPGFHFISSQPMVVDNRVIVGGWIYDNEAEGEPSGVVRAYDSTTGALVWSWDLGRADPTAPLKPGEHFTRGTPNAWGTLTADAALGLVYLPMGNATPDYFGGKRRPFDDKYSSAVVALNIATGKERWHFQTVHHDLWDFDLPIGPSLVDLNTPAGTIPALVQTTKRGEFFLLDRRNGKPLTQIEERPVPQKPASGEYLSPTQPYPVGFPSLAPADVTEKGTWGATPIDQLLCRIDFRERRYDGQFTPPTVGKYLAYPAFFGVTDWFGASIDPARKLLISNSSYLPMVMHYMTQEEALKEGKVLPWQGWGHPVPKLLNVSYNPQYGTPYAIEIEPWLNYLGVPCIAPPWGKLTAIDLDKRKVVWQRLLGTTYGSGLFRTHFGPALPTGIFNMGGNIITASGLVFISATADDDFRAFDEGTGKMLWRDHLPAGGNATPMTYKGSDGRQYIVIAAGGHGGLQTLSGDYVIAYALPDTNKAQ; via the coding sequence ATGGACACCCAGAATAAATTTTTATTTTCACGGCGCAATATTATTTCCGTACCGGGTATTACTGGTTTGGTGGTCGCCTTGATCGGGCTTACGCTGCTCGTGCTGGGTGCAAAACTGGTGATGCTCGGCGGTAGCTGGTATTACGCCATTACCGGTGCGTTGCTGATTCTTTCCGGCCTGCTCGTAACTGCGCGCAAGAAAGAGGGCCTCTGGCTCTATGCACTTATTCTGCTTGGCACGGTGATCTGGGCGATATGGGAAGTGGGACTGGACGGCTGGAAGCTCCTGCCGCGCGTCTTTGCGCCTGCCATCATTGGCATATGGCTTTACCTGCCCTGGGTTGCGGGCAGGATGCAGGGAATTCAGGGAAATGCACAACGCAGGAAATGCTATATTTGGGCAGGAACAACGGCTTGCTTCGTATTGGCAGCTTCTGTGATAATTTTGGGATACCGTGTTTCTGCACCGGAATACCAACGCCCCGGTACAATGGGGCAGCAAACCGCTACAGCGCAGCCGGTTCCCCCCGTGGCTGACGATGAATGGCTTTATTACGGCCGCACGGCTGATGGTGATCGTTTTTCACCTCTGGCACAAATCACGCCTGAGAATGTTTCGAAGTTAAAGGTTGCATGGCAATTCCGCACGGGCGATCTGCCAACGCAGAAGGATATCGAAAAGGGAAAAGAATTCAGTTTCGAAGCAACGCCGATCAAAGTGCATGATAATCTCTATTTCTGCACGCCCCATCGCCATATCATTTCTCTCAATGCCACTACGGGCAAGAAGAATTGGGAATTCGATCCTCACAGTGAAACCTCGCACTCCATATTTGTGACATGCCGCGGAGTTGCTTACTCCGAAAACATGGCAAGCGCTGAATGTCCGCGCCGCATTATTTCCGGCACGGGAAGCGCCAGCTTGGTGGCGCTGAATGCGGATACAGGGGAGTTATGTCAGGGCTTTGGCAATAAGGGGTATGTAAGCCTGACCGAGCATATGGGAGAAGTGCCTCCGGGCTTTCATTTCATCAGTTCGCAGCCGATGGTGGTGGATAACCGCGTTATCGTGGGCGGGTGGATATATGATAACGAGGCAGAGGGTGAACCCTCAGGCGTGGTGCGGGCTTATGATTCAACAACGGGCGCGCTGGTTTGGTCGTGGGATCTGGGGCGCGCAGACCCGACAGCGCCGCTGAAACCGGGTGAGCATTTTACCCGCGGCACGCCAAACGCATGGGGAACATTGACCGCCGATGCTGCGCTTGGTCTGGTGTATTTGCCCATGGGTAACGCCACCCCGGATTATTTCGGTGGCAAGCGCCGTCCGTTTGACGACAAATATTCCAGCGCTGTCGTAGCGCTGAACATCGCAACGGGGAAGGAGCGCTGGCATTTCCAGACCGTGCATCACGATCTGTGGGACTTTGATCTGCCCATCGGCCCTTCGCTCGTGGACTTGAATACTCCTGCAGGTACTATCCCCGCGCTGGTGCAGACGACAAAGCGCGGGGAGTTTTTCCTGCTCGACCGCCGTAACGGAAAGCCTCTGACACAGATTGAGGAAAGACCCGTGCCGCAAAAGCCTGCGTCGGGAGAATATCTGTCGCCGACCCAGCCTTATCCTGTCGGATTTCCATCTCTCGCTCCTGCGGACGTGACGGAAAAAGGCACATGGGGTGCGACACCTATCGACCAGCTTCTGTGCCGTATCGATTTTCGTGAGCGCCGGTATGACGGACAGTTCACGCCGCCCACTGTAGGAAAATACCTGGCTTATCCCGCATTCTTCGGGGTGACGGACTGGTTCGGCGCTTCGATCGATCCTGCGCGCAAGCTGTTGATTTCCAACTCCAGCTACTTGCCAATGGTCATGCACTACATGACGCAGGAGGAGGCACTCAAAGAAGGCAAGGTTCTGCCGTGGCAGGGCTGGGGCCATCCTGTGCCGAAGCTGCTTAACGTATCTTACAATCCGCAATATGGCACCCCTTATGCGATTGAGATCGAACCCTGGCTGAACTATCTCGGCGTGCCCTGTATTGCACCGCCCTGGGGTAAACTTACGGCCATCGATCTGGACAAGCGTAAAGTCGTATGGCAGCGCCTGCTCGGAACCACCTATGGCAGCGGCCTGTTCCGCACGCACTTTGGTCCCGCATTGCCGACCGGAATATTCAATATGGGAGGTAATATAATTACCGCAAGCGGCCTTGTCTTTATCTCAGCCACTGCCGATGACGATTTCCGCGCCTTCGATGAGGGAACCGGAAAAATGCTCTGGCGGGATCACCTGCCCGCAGGGGGGAACGCAACGCCTATGACCTATAAAGGTAGCGACGGGCGGCAGTATATTGTGATTGCTGCAGGCGGACATGGGGGGCTGCAGACATTATCGGGTGATTATGTCATCGCCTATGCGCTGCCCGATACAAACAAGGCACAATAA
- a CDS encoding TetR/AcrR family transcriptional regulator, with product MIKAATTNTKDTKQVLIDTASELIWKSSYGSVSVDDICKASNVKKGSFYHFFPSKVDLAIAAMEEFYQSKKMAYDSIFSPQTPALQRFEQLADFIYNMQEAAATKHGQVCGCPHASLSSEMAGQEEGKGIREKMTELTKRFERYYESGVRDLIADGLLPANTDVKAKGQEIVTYLIGQLTFARIQNDLELLKRDLKPGLLKIINPQHQQK from the coding sequence ATGATCAAGGCTGCAACAACAAACACGAAAGATACCAAGCAGGTATTAATCGACACGGCTTCGGAGCTGATCTGGAAGAGCAGTTATGGCTCGGTCAGTGTCGACGATATCTGTAAGGCTTCTAATGTAAAAAAAGGCAGTTTTTACCATTTCTTTCCTTCCAAGGTGGATCTGGCGATCGCTGCAATGGAAGAATTCTATCAGAGCAAGAAGATGGCTTATGATAGTATTTTTTCACCGCAAACGCCTGCGCTGCAGCGGTTCGAACAGCTCGCAGATTTTATTTATAATATGCAGGAAGCAGCGGCCACCAAGCATGGTCAGGTATGTGGCTGCCCCCACGCTTCTCTGAGTTCGGAGATGGCGGGCCAGGAAGAAGGAAAGGGTATACGCGAGAAAATGACCGAGCTCACCAAGCGCTTCGAGCGCTATTATGAAAGTGGGGTTCGTGATCTGATCGCAGATGGGTTGCTGCCTGCCAATACGGATGTGAAGGCAAAAGGGCAGGAAATAGTAACCTATCTGATTGGGCAGCTCACATTTGCCCGGATTCAGAATGATCTTGAACTATTAAAGCGTGACTTAAAACCAGGACTACTGAAAATTATCAACCCTCAACACCAGCAGAAGTAA
- a CDS encoding efflux RND transporter periplasmic adaptor subunit has translation MTQFSLYIRNKALLLAGVAIIILPTAGFAIHGLSKSTPPAAAASQAVPVDVQTVNPQNIRIWSAFSGRMRAVDYAEIRPEVSGRIASLRFNDGQVVKAGDVLMVIEPQPYEAAVAKAEANLAAATTKAAFARTELDRATHMIKSQAIAKRVYDERANDNRVAQADVKAAEAALKQAKVDLDHAYVKAPISGRVSRAEITVGNLVQSGSNAPLLTSIVSNDGIYADFEVDEQTYMRSIRSHAATQNEEQSIPVELAVQGDEKHLYKGTVYSFDNHIDTGSGTIRARAKFANEDGSLVPGMMVSVKLASNMAENVLLVPNRAIGNDQNKRFVYVVGNDNKVAYREVSLGEQADESQRIVLSGLNPGDKVIVDGLQHVRPDAVVQPKEAVAHKNAADKVAAN, from the coding sequence ATGACTCAATTTTCACTCTATATACGAAATAAAGCGCTGTTACTGGCAGGTGTTGCCATTATCATCCTGCCGACAGCGGGATTTGCCATCCATGGCCTGTCCAAGTCTACCCCTCCTGCAGCTGCGGCAAGTCAGGCGGTTCCGGTGGATGTGCAGACCGTCAATCCGCAGAATATCCGCATCTGGTCTGCCTTTTCGGGCAGGATGAGAGCAGTGGACTACGCTGAGATTCGTCCGGAAGTCAGCGGACGTATTGCCAGCCTGCGCTTCAATGACGGCCAGGTGGTGAAAGCCGGTGACGTATTGATGGTGATCGAGCCGCAGCCTTACGAAGCGGCAGTCGCCAAGGCGGAAGCAAACCTTGCGGCGGCGACCACCAAGGCAGCCTTTGCCAGAACCGAGCTGGACCGCGCCACCCATATGATTAAATCACAGGCTATTGCCAAGCGCGTCTATGACGAACGCGCGAACGACAACCGCGTTGCGCAAGCCGATGTAAAAGCAGCAGAAGCTGCGCTGAAGCAGGCAAAAGTGGATCTGGATCATGCCTATGTGAAGGCGCCGATTTCAGGCCGTGTCAGCCGCGCGGAAATCACAGTAGGCAATCTCGTGCAGTCTGGCTCGAATGCGCCGCTTCTGACGTCGATCGTTTCTAATGACGGCATCTATGCGGATTTTGAGGTGGACGAACAAACCTATATGAGAAGCATCCGTTCGCATGCCGCTACGCAGAATGAGGAACAATCCATTCCGGTGGAACTGGCAGTGCAGGGGGACGAAAAACATCTTTATAAAGGGACCGTCTACAGCTTTGACAATCATATCGATACAGGCTCGGGCACGATCAGGGCACGCGCTAAATTTGCCAATGAAGACGGCAGCCTCGTGCCGGGAATGATGGTCTCTGTGAAGCTTGCCAGCAATATGGCTGAGAATGTACTGCTTGTCCCCAACCGTGCCATTGGCAACGACCAGAACAAGCGGTTCGTTTATGTGGTCGGCAATGACAACAAGGTGGCATATCGTGAGGTCAGCCTTGGCGAGCAGGCAGATGAAAGCCAGCGTATTGTTCTGAGTGGGCTCAATCCCGGCGATAAGGTGATTGTTGACGGTCTCCAGCATGTAAGGCCGGATGCGGTCGTGCAGCCGAAGGAGGCAGTCGCTCACAAGAACGCCGCTGATAAGGTTGCCGCTAACTAG
- a CDS encoding SCO family protein, whose amino-acid sequence MPKIHWIAGGIIALVTASILLFTFSGNKWELRNVKGRVSDLHFSLIDDTGKHVNEGNYRGNILLLYFGFTGCPQQCSLTLERLNHVLSQLGNDANYVQVLFVSINPANDTSPVLHNYLARFHSSNITGLTGSESEIKQLALRLHATHKPGSRDSGDLPHSSAVYIFNAAGKARLLATPEDTDEKIVHDLRRMIHAS is encoded by the coding sequence ATGCCCAAGATACATTGGATTGCCGGTGGAATAATTGCGCTCGTGACAGCAAGTATCCTGCTGTTTACCTTCTCGGGAAATAAGTGGGAATTGAGGAATGTAAAGGGCCGCGTATCGGATCTGCATTTCTCGCTTATCGATGATACCGGAAAACATGTGAATGAAGGAAACTATCGCGGTAATATTCTGCTGCTGTATTTCGGATTCACAGGCTGCCCGCAGCAATGCTCGTTGACGCTCGAACGGCTTAACCATGTGCTTTCGCAATTGGGAAATGATGCGAACTACGTACAGGTGCTGTTTGTCAGCATCAATCCTGCAAATGATACTTCCCCTGTGCTGCATAACTACCTGGCACGTTTTCATTCATCCAATATTACGGGATTGACAGGCAGCGAGAGCGAAATCAAGCAGCTTGCCCTGCGTCTGCATGCTACGCATAAACCCGGCAGCCGGGATAGCGGCGATCTGCCGCATAGCAGCGCTGTGTATATTTTTAATGCGGCAGGAAAGGCGCGGCTGCTGGCAACCCCGGAAGATACAGATGAAAAGATCGTGCATGACCTGCGGCGTATGATTCACGCAAGTTAG